A genomic segment from Glycine max cultivar Williams 82 chromosome 1, Glycine_max_v4.0, whole genome shotgun sequence encodes:
- the LOC100500143 gene encoding uncharacterized protein LOC100500143, which translates to MDQIFNKVGSYWFNQKASSQLNSVGDDINSMTNSIEGGTKWLVNKIKGKMQKALPELLKEYDLPIGIFPRDATNYEFNEETGKLVVYIPQVCEVGYKDSSVLRFFTTVTGYLEKGKLADIEGMKTKVLIWVKVTTILSEGSKLYVTAGMKKTRSREAYEVTRDGVCIDKF; encoded by the exons ATGGATCAGATATTCAACAAGGTCGGATCCTATTGGTTCAACCAGAAAGCCTCCAGCCAGCTCAATTCCGTTGGTGATGACATCAAT TCGATGACAAACAGTATTGAAGGGGGAACCAAATGGTTGGTCAACAAAATAAAAG GAAAGATGCAAAAGGCATTGCCAGAGTTGCTAAAGGAGTACGATCTACCAATAGGAATCTTTCCTCGTGATGCAACAAACTATGAATTCAATGAAGAAACAGGAAAGCTTGTTGTTTACATTCCTCAAGTATGTGAAGTTGGCTACAAGGATTCATCAGTCTTGCGTTTCTTCACCACCGTGACTGGTTATCTGGAGAAAGGAAAGTTAGCAGACATAGAAGGAATGAAGACAAAAGTATTGATCTGGGTGAAAGTAACAACCATTTTGTCAGAGGGATCGAAGCTCTATGTGACAGCTGgcatgaagaaaacaaggagTAGGGAAGCGTACGAGGTTACAAGAGATGGTGTATGCATAGATAAGTTCTAA
- the LOC100788199 gene encoding abscisic acid receptor PYL4, producing the protein MLQNSSMSSLLLHRINGGGGATTATNCHDTVFMTVPDGVARYHTHAVAPNQCCSSVAQEIGASVATVWSVLRRFDNPQAYKHFVKSCHVIGGDGDVGTLREVHVISGLPAARSTERLEILDDERHVISFSVVGGDHRLANYRSVTTLHPTASSASGGCSGTVVVESYVVDVPPGNTREDTRVFVDTIVKCNLQSLAQTAENLTLRKNNNNDYKCCS; encoded by the coding sequence ATGCTACAAAATTCCTCCATGTCTTCCCTCCTCCTCCACCGGATCAACGGTGGCGGTGGTGCAACCACGGCCACCAACTGTCACGACACCGTCTTTATGACGGTGCCGGATGGCGTAGCGCGCTACCACACCCACGCGGTAGCGCCGAACCAGTGCTGCTCCTCGGTAGCGCAGGAGATCGGGGCCTCGGTCGCCACCGTGTGGTCAGTGTTGCGCCGCTTCGACAACCCGCAGGCCTACAAGCACTTCGTGAAGAGCTGCCATGTCATCGGCGGGGACGGCGACGTCGGCACGCTCCGGGAGGTTCACGTCATCTCCGGCCTGCCCGCTGCCAGGAGCACCGAGCGCCTCGAGATCCTCGACGACGAGCGCCACGTCATCAGCTTCAGCGTCGTGGGCGGGGACCACCGCCTCGCCAACTACCGCTCCGTCACCACCCTCCACCCCACCGCTTCCTCCGCCTCCGGAGGATGCTCCGGCACGGTGGTCGTGGAGTCCTACGTGGTGGACGTGCCTCCCGGGAACACGCGCGAAGACACGCGCGTGTTCGTCGACACTATCGTGAAGTGCAACCTTCAGTCGCTCGCGCAAACCGCAGAGAACTTAACGCTGCGaaagaacaacaacaacgatTACAAGTGCTGTTCTtaa